The Hippoglossus hippoglossus isolate fHipHip1 chromosome 21, fHipHip1.pri, whole genome shotgun sequence genomic sequence CCTGCGATGGGGATGTGCTTTATACAGCTGCCAATAACGTAACCTTCAgcctgagagacagaggaacagatagagagactgaaaacagctgatgttaCATAACATTCAACATGAAGACAAAGATTGAGAATAGAAGAGACACAGAGTCTATAACTGGATGTTTCCATTAGATTTCTGCTTCTCCACGTCCCAGCCGTGTTGTGTTTGGCTCATTTTTTGCACGTTAGTGAACATGTGGCTGCAGATAAATGTCGAGTCAGTCGGTCTCTAAGTGTTTTCTGCAAGCACATTTCCTGAAGCAATTCCTTCCAACCTCTGAAACActgttgtttgcttttaaaCATCAACTCTATCCGGTTTCTAAGCAAGtagacaaacattttaattttttaaaggAGGAACTTTCTTCAGGTTTGACCACATCAGGTATAAAACATCAATTCAACACAGATGCCACTAATCCTGATTCAATTTGAGCCACGGGCGTTTATCAAGAGTCAAAAATCTACATAATGATCACAGTTAATAATTAAAACGCTGTCCTGAGGGGAGCAAACATTTATTACTATGTCTCCCTCTAAAATTAAAACAGCCAATTACGGAACATAACTAGctgctttataaatatattaagatattatatatattatagtatagcgccaaatcataataaaacaaaataatccaaaacattatctcaagaccttaaaaattatagagaaacccaacagttctgATTCCTGAAGGGCCATGAAGGAAGCACTTTATAACCTTGTTTAGAcaagtgctatacaaataaagttattgttattattatcattatgtaCAAAGCAAAGCGTTGACTCTTCAGAAACATGGAACATGTGTGAGAGACTGTGAGTAACTGAGGGAACTGTAGACTCACCACAGGGATCACATGGGTGACACCGTCTCCGCTGTCGATGACGGTGCCCGTCAGCGTCCTCTCTCCCACCTGCCTGGATGTCCAGGAGGCTGCCAGAGCGAGCACAGCCTGCcacgcacaaaaacacacatgtgaagGACATggaacatttatatatatatacacgatTGTATGTTCAAATGTAAATTAGCGAGACTTTTTATAGCTGATCACATAAAGAAGAAGTGCTTATGACTCGTCATGTTGTGATAGGATCAAGAATCTAAAAATTACTTTGGATTTAATGCATATTAGCATAATGCTAAGTGGTAAATCATCGGTGGgttcagtgccttgctcaaacacacactctggaggagctgggaatcGAACCAGGTACCATCTAACCACTAGTCTCCTAAGCCACGCCATCCAAATACATACAGCAACATTAGGATTTCAGTGAGACGTATGTAAAGACATCATAAGAACAAGTTCCATCACATCTCACCTGCACAGCGATGTACAGCCCCGGTACGTTGAAGGACTCAAACATGATCTCAGCTGTGTACTCTCGGTTCTCCGGTGTGTTGAGAGGAGGCTCTGTCTGAATACACACAAGCgcacaaacaagacaaaataagatatttaaaaGAAGAGGGCATTTAAAGATGAATTCACTGTGGGCTAACCCCTTTTGTGTTTACTAGACGGGCCACATGCTCACCAGGAGGAAGTAGTGGTCCTCGGGCTCGGCCCTCAGGTACTTGAAGATGATCTGCTCCATGAAGCGCTCCATGAGGTCCCAGTCCTCCACAATCCCATGACGGATTGGCCACTGTTGACACATGGGTTCAGGTAATAATTAGAATAATGTTCAGTACATGTTCTGGTTGCCCTGTGAAGTCTCTCTCTTCCATGTTTGAGTCATTCAAAGAGAAACAGTCACCTAATAATCAGATAGGGAAACCATCTCCTttcttctgcttcctgtttactgcatttattatttatacttttaaaatatggGTTCGTAAATCCAACAGGGTCCCGTACCTTAGTGGAATATGAGGGCTTGTCTACGGCTTCATCTCCAATGAAGAAATCCAAGTCATCCACCCCCTTCATCATCCTCCGCTGGGCCTGGTCCCCGACCTTGGCCGACTCTTTGATGGCGATACCTgacgagagaggagagaattCAATACCTGGCAACAGGGTTGTGTGAGCTACATTTACAGGTAATTAAGATGGTGTCATTTCAAAAATCTaaacaatatttacatatacagaaATAAAGTAGACGTTAAAAGTGTTAAAGGCACAAAGTCAAATTTAGAAAAGTATTTATAATTGTTGGCAGGGGATTTTGGAAACTTGTACCATTTCCCCTTTTCGTTGTTGGTGTCACTGGCCTTGTGGGCTGGTGGTCGGGGAATCGAACGTACAGGGAAATACTCACATGATGGAACGATGAACTGTGGCTCTGTGTTCCCTGCATACCCCAGTTTGGTGTAACtgcaagagaagagaaggacaTTTCTCCATTAGAAGCCAGTTGGACGCTCTGGACAATACGGAGCTACAAAGCTGGAACTGCATTTAGACGTGTGAACATTTACTACAGCGAAGATTATTTTGGGCTGCGTTCCCCCTATTGTTTTGATCAATGCCATCACTGTCCTTTGGGGAGTTGGTCTGATGccaagagcagcagcagctctggagttTGCTAATAGGAGGCCATTAAAAGAGCCATTCATGTCACACTGGGAACTGAGAACTATTCATATGTgtctggtgggggggggggatcatttCTGTATAAACTGACCACTAACCCTTAATATAAACCAGCCATGACCTCATCATCAGCTGCTGTATCTCCTTCTGCTTTGTGATAAGAAGTGAGCCAAACCTTTACCAAGTTTCTAAAAGTCCTTCCTACAACATTTTCACCTTCATACTTAAAGCACAACCAGTTGGATGCACACGTTAAGACTATGGAGTTAAACCCTCCTCTGTATGAAAGTCTTAAGGGCCACATGCTGACCAGATGTAGTCTGGACTGGGGTAAGCTCAGACTCCCATAATAGCCCTCAGGGCCCAGGGGACTGATAGAGGACACCGCTGACACGGCCAGAGCACTGTGGGCACTACGGGCCACATCCTGGTCACAACAGTGGCTTCTTTGAATTCAACTGActaaaggaagagaagaagccGGAAGGGGCAGCATCAGAAAGTCAGGAAGAACTCAACCGGTTTGTTATGACTGGAACAATCTCCTCATTTCAACGTCAACAACTGGCTTTAATAGAAAATGCTGAGTTGCTGAAAGACTTTGCTGAGTCAAGCTGCAAATTCACGACGTGTTGATGTCACGCTGCCAAGGTCAAAGGCATGCGATGATGTCACCAGTGTAGAAGCCTCCTACACAAACTAATTATAAAATCCAAATTTTTGCTGAAAAAGCTGCATATTTCCAAAAGTACGAGAagttaaaagaataaaaactggAGCAGACGTGTCCTGAGCGAATGAATTAACCGACAcatacaacagcagcagtttttacaaaaaaaacgaTTCAACGTATgagacatgaatgtgttttcactcttattacaataataaaagtcatattatgtatgtgtgtcacTGTCAACAGCTGCTTCATGACCCCAGCAGCGtggtctgacagcagcagcagcgctctGAACACCTTCATACCACAGAACAGTCCCAGCTTGTCTCCCTCAACCTGCCTCGACACGccgaaaacacacaacacacgtcAGACGGTGGACATCATTGCACAGGATGGCTGGAGCCGAGTcaaccattttttttaaaacacacgaTTCTCTGGGCCTCTACTTTAGAATCGCacaacttgtgttttttatcCCGATGACGAATATTGTACCTTTAGGGAAATGCTGACTAAAAAACGTGTCATCTGTAATGTTGGTTCACTTTTGACCTGTGCTCATTAATGACTGCAGCCTTGTGGTATGAGATCTCAACTGTTTGCTTAAGATAGATGAAGCAATGACTCCACCCAAACCCTTCAAATGCACTGTGGTAGAGATTTTTAGATTTATGGCAGTGTTGCACATTAGACGACGCCGACACCCTGATGTGACTGCGGCTGTTTTTATCGTACAGTCAATAAATAACTCAGAAGGTAGATGTGTATCAGGAAGTGGAGCCGTCTTCCTCTGGACATCACGAACTCCCTCAGTGACTTTTGTCTAACTTCGTACTAACTTGGTTGATCAAGTTGTTAGTTCCACAGATAAACTTGCAGTTACTGGAACCTGCCGTCTGCATTGTAACTTTAAGACCTGGCTATAAACGTAACAAGGGACATCTGCTTAATGAGTAGGAACTAGCACAGGCTGGGCTAACCCCAAGTCTCAGCTGCACTTCCTTCTTCTGGTCCCCGGTGCAGATCTGAAGCAGTTCTCTGGTTTACAGCctggagggatgggggggggggggggaggtgttGGACGGGGAGGTATGCAATGTGAGaagtgaggagtgaggagttCAAGCCTGTACATgaaagcccccccaccccccgaaACTAGCTGAGCACACCTCTCATCACCTGAGGACAGTTATTTGAGCAAATGTCCACATCGCCTGAAACACaaatctcttcctctcacagtggatatgattatttatttcaaaaataatcaGGAGGTGAAGATGTAACTGACACCAAGCAGGACaggaggtgcacacacacacacacctacacacagacagacacacactgatctaCATCAACAGTGCTACTGAGATAACATCTGGATCTGTGATTTTCACTCCGTCCTCTCGAGCATCCTTTAGCTGTCAAGGCCAGAAcgaatataaattattattgcTCGAAAAGACCCAATGAGTCAAATCGCACCGAGCAGAGAACCAACAACCCGCTGAGGAGCCGGAATTAGAGAAGTTAAATCAGAAAAACATGCTCGGACGCCGAGAACAGCTCCATATATGGAGCAGAGCGCGTGAATGAGGAAGTGGAGGCTGAGTAGGAAGTAGCGCCGCGTCGAGTGGAGGCATCAGAATCACACTGGTTTCTATTCATGGGGCAGATATCGGAGTGGGAAGACTGGTTAGAACATGTATGTTGGTGGTGAGACGCTGTTTTGGGGGCAACAGCAGCTGAACTCCCTCTGAATGAATGGAGCCAGATGTGagggatcccccccccccatacccCACCTCCCCTGGCTGTGGTCTCACGGTGACACAGGAGAATACAAactgggaggagggggagaggaggggggggctgaTAAAATGTCGCTAATGGTGCAACTGGCGAGCGAGCAGGACGATGGAGGGTGAACACCGAGCGCTGCCTTAGTGCCGCTGAGCCGCTGGGAACACAACAACCACGGCTAGCTGCTCGTTAGCATGTTAGCTCCCCGGCTAGCGGTGGGTCTAACgcccgcagacacacacacacacacacaaacacacacagagacacacacacccaggctCCTCCGCTGACACTGACAGCCCCTGCCCCCGCACCCAGACCCTCCATGACACCcggggcccccccccccccctcggctGCACGCCCCGCGCCCGACCACCTACCCTGTGCCGCAGTCCACCACACACGCCGGTAAGCGTCcagccatctctctctctcccgggGTCCGTGCACGACTCGAAGCGCTGAAAAGAGGCGGTGTCGTCGGGGAGGATCCGTGCGCGTCCACAGGCGGAACCCGGAGCCCGCACACTGCGCTTCCACTTCCGCACTCGGCTGCTCGCAGCCAGGGGAGAGGCAAGATGGCGGAGGCCGGGCAGAGAGGCACGGGCAGGACTGAGCGGCTGTCAgtcagcggaggaggaggagggagaggaggaggaggcgggggaagaggaggaggtggaggaggaacaagaggggggagggaggaggagaaggaggagggagaggaggaggtggaggaggaacaagaggggggaggaggaggaagaggaggagaaggaggaggtggaggaggaacaagaggggggagggaggaggaagaggaggagaaggaggaggaacaagaggggggagggaggaagaggaggaggaggcggggaaagaggaggaagaggatgaggatgaggaggaagaagaaggagaggaggaggaggaggagttgtatggggaggagcaggaggggggaggaggaggaggaagaagaaggagaggaggaggaggaggaggagttgtatggggaggagcaggagggggcaggaggaggaggaagaagaaggagaggaggaggaggaggaggagttgtataaagaggtggaggaggaagaagaggagaggaagaggaggaggaagaagaggtggaggaggaagaagaaggaggagaggaggaggaggaggagttgtatggggaggagcaggagggggcaggaggaggaggaggaggaagaagaaggaggaggaggagttgtataaagaggtggaggaggaagaagaggagaggaagaggaggaggaagaagagggataggaagaagaggtggaggaggaagaagtggaTGAGTAGGAGGCGGAttaggaagaagaggagaggaagaggagggggaggaagaggaagaggaggaggaaaaagaagaagaagaggaggaggaggaggaggaagaagaggagaaggaagaggggcgaaggaggaggaagaagaggaggaggaagaaaaagaagaggaggagaaggaagaggaggaggaagtacaACAACATGTATTTGTTGTAATATATTTCATCTGTTTAAGTTATCAACAGTGTTCTTCTTCTAAAGTTCACAAGTTCacatgtgatgatgtcaccatTCAGAAGCCTCCCATAGATCATTATAAATTCACCAAATCTGAGAGAACCTGAATATTAAAGTATGAATATTAAAGTATGAATATTAAAGTATGAATATTAAAGTGTGTGGAGATGAAGGTTTAGAACAGAGGAAGTCACACCAAccacaggaagagaaaacagtgcAAAATACTTTATTCTGACTTTAATGCACAAACAGATCAAACTGTCCACGTTCAGCCTTAAAGCAACAGAAGCTGGTGGGAAACAGCAGATCCACGTAGAGCAGGGACACTGGGAGACCAGCACTCCCATTAAAACAGCATAAAACACCTttgttcatttgtctttttgatTTGTCTGCATGATGATGTGTGACACTTACTTTGCTTTATTTCATGAAAGTCATTCACTGGCATTTATAGATGCTTATAGAATGTGAGCACATGTGAAGGAGCGACACGCTTTACCATGAATTACAAGcacattaaacatgaatcaGTAACTTgacaaatgtacaaataaaacaaggGAATTAAAGACGGCTGAATAGAAACACACAATCAACAGTAAACCACGAGCTTCACAGCTTTTTttactgtactgtaaatatgtgaTCTTTTATTCTAGAAGGATTTATTTACAATCTGTACAATCGCTGGGATGAAACCTCCTCCTGCgtccccctgctggtcatttcAACACAATGTGGAAGCCgtcagtgttttcatctgcaggacAGAAGACAAGCAAGCAGACGGTCATTTAAAATAGAACAGCTATGGAGTATGGATGCTGAATGTctgtatatattaataatacataaaatgaCCTCTTATAGTGCTGATGACGAAGCTCGTCTCCTCCCCGAAGTTCTGCACCATCTGAGAGAAGTACATTGAtcagtgtaaacacaaaacccaatcatctcctctcctttttctctggatgatgataataataatacattttatttgtatagcgctttTAAAAGGTACTCAAAGGCTCTTAACATGGTAAAAACAGggacaataataacaataaggtAACATTATAGCAGTTAAAAGACAgtgattttacattaaaaacaattatagTACATAAATGAATCACAGattaaaagcagatttaaaaagGTGAGTTTTATAATGACAATCAGcctcacacactaacacacacttacacaaagtGCACTTATGCCTCATGTGTAAACCCGATTTGAACAGCTATGATGGAGAAAGCTCTATAGATATGATCTGTGATTAAGTTACACTAATGTAAAGTTCATGCAGGTTCTGATTCTTTAGCTGCAGAACGTGGTTCTCCGCACTGTGTGAGAGTCCCGGGCTCCAAAGGAGTGAAGCGTGTATAAATACCTCGTCAGAGACCAGGATGTGGATCCCAGTGGGTTTTTGTCTGTAGATGTGTGTGATTTGCTGCGGAGTGATGCTGTACAGCATGGCCACCTTCTCAGACAGGTCCAGCAGGGTCAGCTCCTCCAGGTACAGAGCGTGGTAGACTGcaggggaagagaaagaagaaactgAGACACTGATCTGATACGTGAGGACACGTAATTAGATATTACACAACATTCCCACTCACTGTCTCCGCCCCCGGGCTTGATGGGAGGTTGATTCCGGGCCTGCTGCTGGCACACGTACATGGTGAGACGGGGCTGGATGCACCTGCAGGAAGCCAGTGGGAACCGTTATAGTCGTATATATGGAATATATACCATATACCAGAATATAGCAGATTTCgattaaagaaaaaactggTAAACAACTAAATTAATTGTGGCTCTTGGAAGTCTCACCTTCCTTTCATGGTGTTGAAGAGGCGGATGCCATCTGCTGGACCACATATCTGGACCAGGTCCTCCCTGCTCATGCTCAGAAGATCTGCACCTGCAACGACAGCAGAGACTGAGGTTGTGCTTTCTGCCTCGAAGGTAGAACCATGTGTCTTTGTTGCATCTCTTTCATATGTCTGCAGATTTCACAAGGAGCTCTGTGACAACTGTTACCTAAGAAGCTGGTGAAGAGCCTCGAGAAAGAGGAGAACCTGTGACGGTGTAGCCAGTCCTGAGTGTCCTGTGGCGAGGACGCTGGCAGGAGGTGCTACAtgtcaaaaagaagaagagccCTTGAAATGAGTACAGCAGCACAGCATCCACTGTCTCCAAATACTGTCCTTTAAGGGACGAGAGAGCAACGTCAACACTGTTACTTACATCTGAGCAGCTGGGCAGGAgcagctccccctgctggttTGGAGAACAGTTGctacaggaggaagaaagagcagATTGGGggtgattgttttttttgttgtattttattctttcctctctgaaaaacatctgtctgttcttTCACTGCTGAGGCACATCATGCAGGGTTAGGTGTCAACCCATAGAGGGCGCTATCACACACCGCTGCAGGGGTCAGGCCTTCTCTACACAAAGGCTCTAATGAACTAAATgagtggaggtggtgcagaACAGATGTGCTGACATGGACAGAGAAGGCTGACCCACCCATCTGGGACGCTGCAGGAAGTGGGTGAGCTGTGGTAAACAGGTGAGGgggtgctgcagctgctgtgggtGGTGAGGTTCAGGGCGTCGGGCCAAGGGGAGCACtggagagagcagggagacaaTATCAGAAATATCATATTAACGCTGgaaggatttgtatttttcacacTAAGAACAAATGAAATGAGTAAAAAGTGTTAATTCATAGAGAGAATTGTTGCCTCATGCACCTGAATACTACAAATACTAAAGACTCTAGAGAAGCTTTGCATCTTCCAGTcctacaataataataaaaaccttgttTAAACAAACGAAttgattcagtcaacagaaactctgaagtgcttttactttgaaacagccACAGGAAGTGTTGAAGTATGTTGTGACATATTTGACAGATAAGCATCAAAACTATGTTGCACTTTCTACTGTTGTGACTATAAAACAGAGGATTTAGTTATAGAATATGATGCATTTTGAAGTAGATACAATATTGTAATGCTGGCCATGTGTTAATTAATACATCAATAATaattctatataaatataacaccTCATTCTACACAATGACAATTGGTTTCTCGCTTCAGGTTTGGTTTTGTCTGGTTGAATAACAAACCAGATTAAACTGCAGAGTCACTTGACGTTCAAAGACTAAAGTGACGCACACACGGAGCCGCAATCATtgacaaacacccacacacacacacacacacacacacacacacacacacacacacacacacacacacacacacacacacacattaacacactgacaaacactggtttaaaatgttctgtgtgtgaggaagttagacgagaggaggaaaacattcTGACTCAGAGATAAAATGATTGACTGAGGGCTGATGAGATTAGAGACAAATCCAGATAACACAGGGATTTGCCGCTGGGGGGGTCAATAACATCAGAGCTTAACTCTGACAACATGGAGGCAGCCAGAGGGTCGTCTCCGACCTGCTCTGCTGTGCAACGTGTCCTGAGGACCCACCTCTTTCAGCACGGTGGTCTCGTGGGACGCCTGGTACTTGTCTCTGTCTTGAAGCGTCTTCTTCTCGATCTTCTCCTTGTCCGTCTTCAGTTTGCGATCAGCTCCTTTGGGCTGAGGACAGAAGAGATGAggacatttgatttgatgtaGAAACTTGAGATCGATGAGTTAAGTTTTAGGTGTTTGTAGCTTAAAGGTGTAAAAACAGAAGCAGTTGGACGAAGGTTCAGACCTTGAAGACTTTGATCTGACAGCTGGACGAATGGACGTGCTCCATGTACTCCCCGTGTTCGTTGGTGGTGAACGTGTCCACCTGGATGCGGAAGGGAACCCCCTTCTCCCCGCCATGCTTCCTGGGCGTGAACTCGGTGCTGATGCAGTTGacctgaggagacagagacaggagatgtgcaggaggaggagcagcagcactgacttGCCTCCAGACGTGTGACCAGAATCCGTCTGTACCTGGATGAACACTGAAGCGTTCTTCACGGGATCCCAGAGGAACTCGATGGTGTTGAGGTGCAGAGCGTGAGAACGAGGCTCCAGTATCCCCACTGACAGAGGGATATCTGCAGGAAATACAGCCAGGCTGTCAGTCCTCACTTTGGACTGTTGTGTCTGTTCTGAGATCAGTTGGTAAACAGTGACATCACATCCTTCCATGCAGCGAATAGA encodes the following:
- the tfcp2l1 gene encoding transcription factor CP2-like protein 1 isoform X1 — encoded protein: MLFCHSQPESYHQHSATYIREAIAPFLANEESRLMAESAICAKRSPFQYSLCAATSPAAKQQEETLTYLNQGQSYEIRMLNRKLVEYTDISSKYVKSIVRVVFHDRRLQYMEHQQLEGWRWNRPGDRILDLDIPLSVGILEPRSHALHLNTIEFLWDPVKNASVFIQVNCISTEFTPRKHGGEKGVPFRIQVDTFTTNEHGEYMEHVHSSSCQIKVFKPKGADRKLKTDKEKIEKKTLQDRDKYQASHETTVLKECSPWPDALNLTTHSSCSTPSPVYHSSPTSCSVPDGNCSPNQQGELLLPSCSDHLLPASSPQDTQDWLHRHRFSSFSRLFTSFLGADLLSMSREDLVQICGPADGIRLFNTMKGRCIQPRLTMYVCQQQARNQPPIKPGGGDIYHALYLEELTLLDLSEKVAMLYSITPQQITHIYRQKPTGIHILVSDEMVQNFGEETSFVISTIRDENTDGFHIVLK
- the tfcp2l1 gene encoding transcription factor CP2-like protein 1 isoform X2 — translated: MLFCHSQPESYHQHSATYIREAIAPFLANEESRLMAESAICAKRSPFQYSLCAATSPAAKQQEETLTYLNQGQSYEIRMLNRKLVEYTDISSKYVKSIVRVVFHDRRLQYMEHQQLEGWRWNRPGDRILDLDIPLSVGILEPRSHALHLNTIEFLWDPVKNASVFIQVNCISTEFTPRKHGGEKGVPFRIQVDTFTTNEHGEYMEHVHSSSCQIKVFKPKGADRKLKTDKEKIEKKTLQDRDKYQASHETTVLKECSPWPDALNLTTHSSCSTPSPVYHSSPTSCSVPDGCSPNQQGELLLPSCSDHLLPASSPQDTQDWLHRHRFSSFSRLFTSFLGADLLSMSREDLVQICGPADGIRLFNTMKGRCIQPRLTMYVCQQQARNQPPIKPGGGDIYHALYLEELTLLDLSEKVAMLYSITPQQITHIYRQKPTGIHILVSDEMVQNFGEETSFVISTIRDENTDGFHIVLK